In Carassius auratus strain Wakin chromosome 39, ASM336829v1, whole genome shotgun sequence, a genomic segment contains:
- the lrrtm2 gene encoding leucine-rich repeat transmembrane neuronal protein 2 translates to MGFHSRWPLVGHAPTALCVISMLLCLPPVSCTTCPQKCRCEDLQFYCDTQGLLAPPDGVDKGALGLSLRHNSISELSSDQFFGFTQLTWLHLDHNQITTVHEDAFQGLYKLKDLNLSSNRITKLPNTTFIHLINLQILDLSFNQMTALEPELFHGLRKLQILHLRSNSLRTTPVRAFWDCRSLEYLGLSNNRLRSLARNGFAGLIKLRELHLEHNHLTKINLAHFPRLVTLQFLYLQWNKINNLTCTMEWKWTTLEKLDLTGNEIRILTPDVFDTLPNLKILLLDNNKLTSLDTQTMDMWKSLNVIGLSSNLWECTKRICNLATWLSTFKGRWEHSILCHSPEYAQGEEILDAVYGFQLCQNFSAPVILTSTSTEAMLPEITSSLFGNMQTPTQDFYAEDFGSFTIVTTTTTTTQPPRTALATTMTVEGAEITEDYSAIDNTVLTQRVIIGTMALLFSFFLIIFVVYISRKCCPPTLRRIRHCSAIQNRRQMRTQQRQPMADLATQVPYNEYDPSHEEGALVIINGYGQCKCQQLPYKECEV, encoded by the exons ATGG GTTTCCATTCAAGGTGGCCATTGGTGGGACATGCACCAACGGCACTTTGTGTGATCAGCATGCTACTGTGCCTCCCTCCTGTGTCATGCACAACCTGCCCCCAGAAATGCCGATGTGAAGACCTGCAGTTTTACTGCGACACGCAGGGGCTCCTGGCGCCCCCAGATGGTGTGGATAAAGGGGCCCTTGGACTTTCGCTCAGACACAACAGCATCAGCGAGCTCAGCTCAGACCAGTTCTTTGGCTTCACCCAGCTCACTTGGCTTCACCTGGACCACAACCAAATAACCACAGTGCATGAGGATGCCTTCCAGGGGCTGTACAAGCTCAAAGACCTTAACCTGAGCTCAAATCGCATCACCAAGCTGCCAAACACAACCTTCATCCACCTCATCAACCTGCAGATCCTGGATCTCTCCTTCAACCAGATGACAGCTCTGGAGCCTGAGTTATTTCACGGGCTCCGGAAACTCCAGATCCTACACCTGCGATCAAACTCACTGCGTACGACGCCTGTGCGAGCCTTCTGGGACTGCCGGAGCCTGGAATACCTTGGTCTGAGCAACAACCGGCTCCGTAGCCTGGCCCGGAATGGCTTCGCTGGGTTAATTAAGCTGCGGGAGCTCCATTTGGAACACAATCACTTGACCAAGATTAACTTGGCGCACTTCCCTCGTCTGGTCACCCTCCAGTTCCTTTATCTTCAGTGGAACAAGATCAACAATTTAACATGCACCATGGAATGGAAATGGACAACTCTGGAGAAACTGGATCTCACTGGGAACGAGATACGCATACTCACCCCCGACGTGTTTGATACTTTGCCCAACCTTAAGATCCTGCTGCTGGATAACAACAAACTGACCAGCCTCGATACCCAAACCATGGATATGTGGAAGTCCCTAAATGTGATTGGGCTTTCAAGCAACCTTTGGGAATGTACCAAACGGATCTGCAATTTGGCCACTTGGCTGAGCACCTTTAAGGGTAGATGGGAACATTCTATCCTCTGCCACAGTCCTGAGTACGCACAGGGTGAGGAAATACTGGATGCCGTTTACGGATTCCAACTTTGCCAAAATTTCTCGGCCCCAGTTATACTGACCAGTACCAGCACAGAGGCCATGCTCCCTGAGATCACAAGCTCCCTGTTCGGAAATATGCAGACCCCTACGCAAGACTTCTATGCAGAGGATTTTGGGAGCTTTACGATTGTCACTACTACTACCACCACCACACAACCCCCACGCACTGCCCTCGCTACTACCATGACAGTGGAGGGGGCAGAGATTACAGAGGACTACTCTGCAATAGACAACACAGTGCTGACCCAGAGGGTCATCATTGGCACCATGGCTCTGTTGTTTTCCTTCTTCCTCATCATTTTTGTAGTGTACATATCACGAAAATGCTGCCCTCCCACACTGAGGCGGATCCGCCATTGCTCGGCCATTCAGAACAGGCGACAGATGAGGACCCAGCAGAGACAGCCAATGGCCGACCTAGCCACACAGGTGCCCTATAACGAGTACGATCCCAGTCACGAGGAGGGTGCACTCGTGATCATCAATGGCTACGGGCAGTGCAAATGTCAGCAACTGCCTTATAAAGAGTGTGAAGTATAA